Proteins from one Hydrogenophaga sp. SL48 genomic window:
- the rnhA gene encoding ribonuclease HI — MNHVVMYTDGACKGNPGPGGWGVFLKAGGHEKELWGGERETTNNRMELTAVIEGLAALKRPCKVAVYLDSQYVRKGITEWIHGWKTKGWKTAAKEPVKNADLWQKLDALVHDGVHHIEWHWVKGHAGDPGNERADALANRGVPG; from the coding sequence TTGAACCATGTGGTGATGTACACCGACGGCGCCTGCAAAGGCAATCCTGGCCCGGGCGGCTGGGGCGTGTTCCTCAAGGCCGGCGGGCACGAAAAAGAACTCTGGGGCGGTGAACGCGAAACCACCAACAACCGCATGGAACTGACCGCCGTGATCGAGGGCCTGGCGGCGCTCAAGCGGCCGTGCAAGGTGGCGGTGTACCTGGACAGCCAGTACGTGCGCAAGGGCATCACCGAGTGGATCCACGGCTGGAAAACCAAGGGCTGGAAGACGGCTGCCAAAGAACCGGTGAAGAACGCCGACCTGTGGCAGAAGCTCGATGCGCTGGTGCACGACGGCGTGCACCACATCGAGTGGCATTGGGTCAAAGGCCATGCCGGCGACCCCGGCAACGAGCGCGCCGACGCGCTGGCCAACCGGGGTGTGCCCGGCTGA
- a CDS encoding class I SAM-dependent methyltransferase yields MNPPIISLTDWFQTAPGGYLLAWEKAQFDLSVANLFGYNALQLGLSELHTLEANRMPHRWLALPEEFMGETVLGSRGDEDRLAPSNGSPRVALVTNAAALPFPEASIDLVVLPHTLELSADPHHVLREVERVLVPEGRVVISGFNPNSLWGLRQSRGRLADRMGLSAWGVSRLYLPEAGDFIGPGRLRDWLRLLSFEVESERFGCYRPAVRSDKWLQRMAWMDRAGPRWWPIFGAVYFVVAVKRVRGVRLLGPAWRPRRTVMAAPVSVANRH; encoded by the coding sequence ATGAACCCTCCGATTATAAGTTTGACCGACTGGTTTCAGACCGCTCCAGGTGGGTATCTTCTGGCCTGGGAAAAGGCTCAGTTTGATCTCTCGGTGGCCAACCTGTTTGGCTACAACGCCTTGCAACTGGGGCTGTCCGAACTGCACACGCTGGAGGCCAACCGCATGCCCCACCGCTGGCTGGCGCTGCCCGAGGAGTTCATGGGAGAGACGGTGCTCGGGTCGCGCGGCGATGAAGACCGGCTCGCCCCATCGAACGGATCGCCGCGCGTGGCCCTGGTCACCAACGCCGCCGCGCTGCCCTTCCCGGAAGCCAGCATCGACCTGGTGGTGCTGCCTCACACGCTGGAGTTGAGTGCCGACCCCCACCATGTGCTGCGAGAGGTGGAGCGGGTGCTCGTGCCCGAAGGCCGGGTGGTGATTTCCGGGTTCAATCCCAACAGCCTCTGGGGTCTGCGGCAAAGCCGTGGTCGGCTGGCCGACCGCATGGGTCTCTCGGCATGGGGCGTGTCCCGTCTGTACCTGCCGGAGGCCGGTGACTTCATCGGTCCGGGGCGTTTGCGCGACTGGTTGCGGCTGCTGAGTTTTGAAGTAGAGTCGGAGCGCTTTGGCTGCTACAGGCCAGCGGTTCGCAGCGACAAGTGGCTGCAGCGCATGGCCTGGATGGACCGGGCCGGCCCCCGCTGGTGGCCCATCTTTGGCGCCGTCTATTTTGTGGTGGCGGTCAAGCGGGTGCGCGGCGTTCGCCTGCTCGGGCCGGCCTGGCGTCCGCGCCGCACGGTGATGGCGGCGCCGGTGTCGGTCGCCAACCGCCATTGA
- the moeA gene encoding molybdopterin molybdotransferase MoeA, with the protein MSTIEQIAAALQGYDPQALAAASVNQFLAKLVDPVTDTEQVGVFAALGRVLAQDVVSPISVPPHDNSAMDGFAFDGSQLTKGQPLTLRQAEGTAFAGKAWAGEAGAGACVKIMTGAIMPPGMDTVVPLELVKVEGDEVHLPADVLQRGDNRRFLGEDLMAGQPAMRQGQTLGPAALGLIASLGLAQVPVFRRIKVAYFSTGDEILSLGEPLREGAVYDSNRYTVFGLLTRLGVEVIDMGVVKDEPAALEAAFRQAAREADAIITSGGVSMGEADHTKAMMKQLGDVAFWRIAMRPGRPMAVGRIEEMGKSSILFGLPGNPVAVMVTFLAFVRPALQRLMGSVVIEPVLLTARSAEALRKKPGRTEYQRGTVTRGTDGHLSVRTTGNQGSGVLSSMVQANGLIVLHHAQGNVAVGDEVDVMMFDGVI; encoded by the coding sequence ATGTCCACGATCGAACAGATCGCCGCCGCCCTGCAGGGCTACGACCCCCAGGCGCTGGCGGCCGCCAGCGTCAACCAGTTCCTCGCCAAACTGGTCGACCCCGTGACCGACACCGAGCAGGTGGGCGTGTTCGCCGCGCTCGGCCGTGTGCTCGCGCAGGACGTGGTCTCGCCCATCAGCGTGCCGCCGCACGACAACTCGGCCATGGACGGATTTGCCTTTGACGGCAGCCAGCTGACCAAAGGCCAGCCCCTCACCCTGCGCCAAGCCGAAGGCACGGCCTTCGCCGGCAAGGCCTGGGCGGGTGAGGCGGGCGCAGGCGCCTGCGTGAAGATCATGACCGGCGCCATCATGCCCCCGGGCATGGACACGGTGGTGCCGCTCGAACTGGTGAAGGTTGAAGGCGATGAGGTCCACCTCCCGGCCGACGTGCTGCAGCGCGGTGACAACCGCCGCTTCCTCGGCGAAGACCTCATGGCCGGCCAGCCCGCCATGCGACAGGGCCAGACGCTCGGCCCCGCCGCGCTCGGCCTGATCGCCAGCCTGGGCCTGGCCCAGGTGCCGGTGTTCCGCCGCATCAAGGTGGCCTATTTCTCCACCGGCGACGAAATCCTCAGCCTGGGCGAACCGCTGCGCGAGGGCGCGGTGTACGACAGCAACCGCTACACCGTCTTTGGCCTGCTCACGCGCCTGGGGGTGGAGGTGATCGACATGGGTGTGGTGAAAGACGAGCCCGCTGCCCTGGAGGCTGCCTTCCGCCAGGCCGCCCGCGAGGCCGACGCCATCATCACCAGCGGCGGCGTCAGCATGGGCGAGGCCGATCACACCAAGGCCATGATGAAACAGCTGGGCGATGTGGCGTTCTGGCGCATTGCCATGCGGCCGGGGCGTCCGATGGCCGTGGGGCGAATCGAGGAGATGGGCAAGTCTTCCATCCTCTTCGGACTACCGGGCAACCCGGTCGCCGTGATGGTCACCTTCCTCGCCTTCGTGCGCCCTGCCCTGCAACGTTTGATGGGCAGCGTGGTCATCGAGCCGGTGCTGCTCACGGCCCGCAGCGCCGAGGCCCTGCGCAAGAAACCCGGCCGCACCGAGTACCAGCGCGGCACCGTGACCCGTGGCACCGACGGTCACTTGAGCGTGCGCACCACCGGCAACCAGGGCTCGGGCGTGTTGAGCTCCATGGTGCAGGCCAACGGCCTGATCGTGCTGCACCACGCCCAGGGCAACGTGGCCGTGGGCGACGAGGTGGACGTGATGATGTTCGACGGCGTGATCTGA
- a CDS encoding efflux RND transporter periplasmic adaptor subunit — protein sequence MAHKKFYIWVAVGGLALASAGAWWFQNKTPARTVTGAAAGSPGAASGPGNPAGAVPGGGQGGAGGGGMPGVEVVQVGTMRLQDDAEAVGTLRSRQSVTLRPEVSGRVANVAFADGARVRKGQLLVQFDDTLQRAELSQAQAQLSIARANLKRNQELVAENFVARRVLDESQANLQVAEAQVALAQARLARMRITAPFDGTLGLRSVNLGDYVKDGADLVNLEDTSALTVDFRLPERYQARIAAGQVVQVRLDALPGQNFSARVQAVDPLLDANGRSVSVRATLPPSPKGELRPGMFARVTTIFSVNDAALVVPEEAIVPQAGKQFVFRLVDEGEGDARKRVSRRTEVQLGVRRGPQVQVMSGLSVGDTVVVAGQQRLQKDGTPVRVVDMSRPGGGQPAGGKPGATPQPGAPAAGEAPGAAPAAKSAG from the coding sequence ATGGCACACAAGAAGTTCTACATCTGGGTCGCTGTCGGTGGTCTGGCGCTGGCGTCCGCCGGCGCGTGGTGGTTCCAGAACAAAACGCCCGCACGAACCGTGACCGGTGCGGCCGCTGGCTCCCCGGGCGCTGCCTCCGGACCCGGCAATCCGGCCGGTGCTGTGCCGGGTGGCGGCCAGGGTGGTGCTGGTGGTGGCGGCATGCCCGGGGTCGAGGTGGTGCAGGTCGGCACCATGCGCCTGCAGGACGATGCCGAGGCGGTGGGTACATTGCGCTCGCGCCAAAGCGTGACGCTGCGGCCCGAGGTGAGTGGGCGGGTGGCCAATGTCGCGTTTGCCGACGGCGCCAGGGTGCGCAAAGGCCAGCTGCTGGTGCAGTTCGACGACACCCTGCAGCGTGCCGAACTGAGCCAGGCGCAGGCCCAGCTCTCCATCGCCCGCGCCAACCTCAAACGCAACCAGGAACTGGTCGCCGAGAACTTCGTGGCCCGCCGGGTGCTTGACGAAAGCCAGGCCAATCTGCAAGTGGCCGAGGCGCAGGTGGCGCTCGCCCAGGCCCGCCTCGCACGCATGCGCATCACGGCGCCGTTTGACGGCACGCTCGGTTTGCGCAGCGTGAACCTGGGCGATTACGTGAAAGATGGGGCCGATCTGGTGAACCTCGAAGACACGTCCGCGCTCACCGTCGACTTCCGGTTGCCCGAGCGCTACCAGGCACGCATCGCCGCGGGCCAGGTGGTGCAGGTGCGGCTCGATGCCTTGCCGGGCCAGAATTTCAGCGCGCGCGTGCAGGCGGTCGACCCCTTGCTCGATGCCAACGGACGCTCGGTGTCGGTGCGCGCGACGCTGCCGCCGTCGCCGAAGGGTGAGCTGCGCCCCGGCATGTTCGCGCGCGTGACCACGATTTTCTCGGTGAATGACGCGGCCCTGGTGGTGCCAGAAGAAGCCATCGTGCCGCAAGCGGGCAAGCAGTTCGTGTTCCGCCTGGTGGACGAAGGCGAGGGCGACGCAAGGAAGCGCGTGTCGCGCCGCACCGAGGTTCAGCTCGGCGTTCGGCGCGGCCCGCAGGTGCAGGTGATGTCCGGCCTGTCGGTCGGTGACACGGTGGTGGTGGCCGGTCAGCAGCGCCTGCAGAAAGACGGCACGCCGGTCCGCGTGGTGGACATGAGCCGTCCCGGCGGCGGCCAGCCCGCTGGTGGAAAGCCGGGTGCCACCCCGCAGCCCGGCGCGCCAGCGGCGGGCGAAGCGCCTGGCGCCGCGCCCGCGGCGAAAAGCGCTGGCTGA
- the gloB gene encoding hydroxyacylglutathione hydrolase, with amino-acid sequence MTLFPVPAFSDNYIWVWHDGRRALVVDPGEASGVMDWLTQHQLTLDTILITHHHADHVGGVAALREATGARVIGPAFEPMPEPLQRVGGGEGVTALGLNFEVIEVPGHTSGHIAYFCAEADGAPLLFCGDTLFSAGCGRLFEGTPAQMLDSLTRLAALPGATRVCCTHEYTLSNLRFARAVEPGNAVLSAYEERCQRLRERNLPTLPSSIELEKQINPFLRAHVPAVEQTARAHDPHSSPGPLGVFTTLRAWKNTYQ; translated from the coding sequence ATGACCTTGTTTCCCGTCCCGGCCTTCAGCGACAACTACATCTGGGTATGGCACGACGGTCGACGTGCATTGGTGGTCGATCCGGGCGAGGCCAGCGGCGTGATGGACTGGCTGACCCAGCACCAGCTCACCCTCGACACCATCCTGATCACCCATCACCACGCCGACCATGTGGGCGGCGTGGCCGCCCTGCGCGAAGCCACCGGCGCGCGCGTGATCGGCCCAGCTTTCGAGCCCATGCCCGAACCGCTTCAGCGTGTGGGCGGCGGTGAGGGGGTGACGGCGCTGGGCTTGAACTTCGAAGTGATAGAGGTGCCCGGCCACACGTCTGGCCACATCGCCTACTTCTGTGCCGAGGCGGATGGTGCACCCCTGCTGTTCTGTGGCGACACCCTGTTCTCTGCGGGCTGTGGTCGCCTCTTCGAAGGCACGCCGGCCCAGATGCTGGATTCGCTCACCCGCCTGGCCGCGCTGCCCGGCGCCACCCGGGTCTGCTGCACGCACGAATACACGCTGTCCAACCTGCGCTTCGCCCGTGCGGTGGAGCCGGGCAACGCGGTGTTGAGCGCCTACGAGGAACGCTGCCAAAGGTTGCGCGAGCGGAACCTTCCCACGCTGCCCAGCTCCATCGAACTGGAAAAACAGATCAATCCTTTTCTGAGAGCCCATGTGCCGGCCGTCGAGCAGACCGCCCGCGCGCACGATCCCCATTCATCCCCTGGTCCGTTGGGCGTGTTCACCACGCTGCGCGCCTGGAAAAACACCTACCAGTGA
- a CDS encoding transglycosylase SLT domain-containing protein — protein MPSPFPRAESLALSSQRLKLAVLGLALLLGACASAPPSNPAAPVTAARPASPAPAPSVRTPGTELPAHAPLSDIALASATPPPVVMLSAPTDIWDRIRRGLAMSDLDNDMVRDREQWYASRPDYIQRMTERSSRYLFHIVEEIERRNLPMELALLPFIESAFNPQAVSSARAAGMWQFMPATGQSFDLKQNVFRDDRRDVLASTRAALDYLEQLHARFGDWHLALAAYNWGQGNVNKAITRNQRAGLPATYNDINMPLETRMYVPKLQAVENIVARPEAFSAQLPLIGNHPFFDTVTLERDMDVTLIAGMAGISEKDFRSLNPSIKQPLVMAAGTPNILLPWDNAKVFEDKLKGYRGQLASWTAWVAPTTMSVAEVADRVGMSESELREVNNIPPRMKVRAGSSLLVPRSGQRNNDVSEFVADNAQLSLAPDIILKRSIVRARKGDNLARLAQRYGVSAASAAGWNRMSVNERLKAGQRVTLMLPRSAKLASGSAPSRKSAAVSVRKKGRDGKATVRAEKRAGKPGKQAKREKPARQSQAKGKRSEVRVAAEGKNGRKARKN, from the coding sequence ATGCCCTCTCCATTCCCTCGCGCGGAAAGCCTCGCACTATCCAGTCAGAGACTCAAACTGGCCGTGCTCGGCCTAGCGCTGCTGCTGGGCGCCTGCGCCAGCGCACCGCCGTCGAACCCCGCGGCGCCGGTGACCGCCGCCCGCCCGGCGTCACCGGCCCCCGCTCCCTCGGTGCGGACGCCGGGCACCGAACTGCCAGCCCACGCCCCGCTGAGCGACATCGCGCTGGCATCGGCCACGCCGCCGCCGGTCGTGATGCTCTCCGCGCCGACCGACATCTGGGACCGCATCCGCCGGGGCTTGGCCATGTCCGACCTGGACAACGACATGGTGCGTGACCGCGAGCAGTGGTACGCCAGCCGTCCGGACTACATCCAGCGCATGACCGAACGCTCCAGCCGCTACCTGTTCCACATCGTCGAAGAGATCGAGCGCCGCAACCTGCCGATGGAGCTGGCGCTGCTGCCCTTCATCGAAAGCGCCTTCAACCCGCAGGCGGTGTCCAGCGCGCGCGCCGCCGGCATGTGGCAGTTCATGCCCGCCACCGGCCAGTCGTTCGACCTGAAGCAGAACGTGTTCCGCGACGACCGCCGCGATGTGCTGGCCTCCACCCGCGCCGCGCTCGACTACCTGGAGCAGCTTCATGCGCGCTTTGGCGACTGGCACCTAGCGCTCGCGGCCTACAACTGGGGCCAGGGCAACGTCAACAAGGCCATCACCCGCAATCAGCGAGCGGGCCTGCCGGCCACCTACAACGACATCAACATGCCGCTGGAGACGCGCATGTACGTGCCCAAGCTGCAGGCGGTGGAGAACATCGTCGCACGCCCGGAAGCCTTCAGCGCCCAGCTGCCCCTGATCGGCAACCACCCGTTCTTCGACACCGTGACGCTGGAGCGCGACATGGACGTCACACTGATCGCTGGCATGGCCGGCATCAGCGAAAAAGACTTCCGCTCGCTCAACCCCTCGATCAAGCAGCCCCTCGTGATGGCCGCGGGCACACCCAACATCCTGCTGCCCTGGGACAACGCCAAGGTGTTCGAGGACAAGCTCAAGGGGTACCGGGGCCAGCTCGCGAGCTGGACCGCCTGGGTCGCACCAACCACCATGAGCGTGGCCGAGGTGGCGGACCGCGTGGGCATGAGCGAATCGGAGTTGCGCGAGGTCAACAACATCCCGCCGCGCATGAAGGTGCGCGCCGGCTCCAGCCTGCTGGTGCCTCGCAGCGGACAGCGCAACAACGACGTGAGCGAGTTCGTGGCCGACAACGCGCAACTCAGCCTGGCACCCGACATCATTCTCAAGCGCTCGATCGTGCGCGCCCGCAAGGGCGACAACCTGGCGCGCCTGGCACAACGCTATGGGGTGAGCGCCGCGAGTGCTGCCGGGTGGAACCGCATGTCGGTCAACGAGCGTCTGAAGGCGGGTCAGCGCGTCACCTTGATGCTGCCGCGCTCGGCCAAGCTGGCCAGCGGTTCGGCCCCGTCGCGCAAGAGCGCTGCTGTCTCCGTACGCAAAAAGGGGCGTGACGGCAAGGCCACGGTACGGGCGGAAAAACGCGCGGGCAAGCCCGGCAAGCAAGCCAAACGAGAAAAGCCCGCGCGGCAAAGCCAGGCGAAAGGCAAGCGCTCCGAGGTCAGGGTCGCGGCCGAAGGCAAGAACGGCCGCAAGGCGCGCAAGAACTGA
- a CDS encoding efflux RND transporter permease subunit, whose translation MQLPEISIRRPVFASVLSMLILLVGAVAFNALTVREYPKIDEPTVSVQTRFVGASSEVMESQITKTLEDSLAGIEGVDLITSTSRQEQSNITVRFKLERDPDSAAADVRDKVSRVRQRLPQGIDEPVIAKVEADAFPVIWLALSSDTHSALQLSDFANRLAKPVLQTAPGAADVRVYGERKYSMRIWIDPDRLAAYRLTVQDVEDALRRSNLEVPAGRIESSLREFNVTAATDLQTPEQFREVTLRTVNGQSIRLGDVARVVQGPQDERTSVRLNGRDSVSLGVIRQATANPLELSAGVRQLLEKVKTDLPPGVTVDIANDNSVFIDRSIKAVYTTIAEAVVLVALVIFVFLRTLRASIIPLVTIPVSLIGAFALMGLFGFSINTLTLLALVLAIGLVVDDSIVVLENIYRHIEEGLKPFDAAIKGAREIGFAVVAMTLTLAAVYAPLAFTPGRTGRLFAEFALALAGAVVVSGFVALTLSPMLSSRLLRHNPNPGRFDRFMERVLVGMTNAYSSVLAMALRARWVVVAVMVASAVGSWLLLQSTKQELAPLEDRGVILANINGPDGATLAYTRRYAEAIERIGREYPEFDRIFANIGNPTVAQGSVFLRATPWEERSRTTQEIARELAPRFASLPGISAIPITPPSLGQGFRERPINYVIVTSDSYQNLSRVVRQFQDELAKHPGFLQVDTDLRLNKPEIRMDVDRERAADMGVNVDVIARTVETMLGGRVVTRYKRDGEQYDVVVQTVSGDRSAPEDIDGLFVRGRGEAMIPLASLVTLREVVVPRELNHFGQRRSASITANLSPELALGDALKVMDGIATEIMPSGYTTDLNGQSREFKNSSGSLAIVFALSLLFIYLVLAAQFESFVDPLIIMLSVPLSMLGALLALKFSGGTLNVFSQIGLITLVGLITKHGILIVEFSNQLREQGLDKLEAVKQAAALRLRPIMMTTGAMVLGAMPLALASGAGAESRQQIGWVIVGGMSLGTLLTIFVVPTMYMLLARDRHGSRVLPAEAPPAGSHGEVLVAK comes from the coding sequence ATGCAACTGCCCGAAATCTCCATCCGGCGCCCGGTGTTTGCATCGGTGCTGTCCATGCTCATCCTGCTGGTGGGCGCGGTGGCCTTCAATGCGCTGACGGTGCGCGAGTACCCCAAGATTGACGAGCCCACGGTCTCGGTGCAGACACGGTTTGTGGGGGCGTCCAGCGAGGTGATGGAGTCCCAGATCACCAAGACGCTGGAAGATTCACTGGCGGGCATTGAGGGGGTGGACCTGATCACCTCCACCAGCCGGCAGGAGCAGAGCAACATCACGGTGCGCTTCAAGCTCGAGCGTGATCCCGACTCGGCGGCCGCCGACGTGCGCGACAAAGTCAGCCGTGTTCGACAGCGCCTGCCCCAAGGCATCGATGAGCCGGTGATCGCCAAGGTCGAGGCCGATGCGTTCCCGGTGATCTGGCTGGCACTCAGCTCCGACACCCACAGCGCCTTGCAGTTGTCCGATTTCGCCAACCGGCTGGCCAAGCCGGTGCTGCAGACCGCGCCCGGTGCGGCGGACGTGCGGGTGTACGGCGAGCGCAAGTACTCCATGCGCATCTGGATCGACCCCGACCGTCTGGCCGCCTACCGACTGACGGTGCAGGATGTGGAAGACGCGCTGCGCCGCTCCAACCTGGAGGTGCCAGCCGGCCGCATCGAGAGCTCGTTGCGCGAGTTCAATGTGACGGCGGCGACCGATCTGCAGACGCCGGAACAATTCCGAGAGGTCACGCTGCGCACCGTCAACGGCCAGTCGATCAGGCTCGGCGATGTGGCGCGCGTGGTGCAGGGCCCGCAGGACGAACGCACTTCCGTTCGGCTCAATGGTCGAGATTCGGTGTCGCTGGGCGTGATCCGGCAGGCCACGGCCAACCCGCTGGAACTCTCGGCCGGCGTGCGCCAGTTGCTGGAGAAGGTCAAGACCGACCTGCCACCGGGCGTGACGGTGGACATCGCCAACGACAACTCGGTGTTCATCGACCGCTCCATCAAGGCCGTGTACACGACCATCGCCGAGGCGGTGGTGCTGGTGGCGCTGGTGATCTTTGTCTTTCTGCGCACGCTGCGCGCGTCCATCATCCCGCTGGTCACGATTCCCGTCAGCCTGATCGGCGCCTTCGCGCTGATGGGGCTGTTCGGTTTCTCGATCAACACGCTCACCCTGCTGGCCCTGGTGCTCGCCATCGGCCTGGTGGTGGACGACTCCATCGTGGTGCTGGAGAACATCTACCGCCACATCGAAGAGGGCCTGAAACCGTTCGATGCGGCGATCAAAGGCGCCCGGGAAATCGGGTTTGCGGTGGTGGCCATGACCTTGACGCTTGCGGCCGTGTACGCGCCGCTGGCGTTCACCCCCGGGCGCACCGGCCGCCTGTTCGCAGAGTTCGCGCTCGCGTTGGCCGGCGCGGTGGTGGTGTCGGGCTTTGTCGCGCTCACGCTGTCGCCCATGCTGTCGTCGCGGCTCTTGCGCCACAACCCGAACCCGGGCCGGTTTGACCGCTTCATGGAGCGGGTGCTCGTTGGCATGACCAATGCATACAGCTCGGTGCTGGCGATGGCGCTGCGCGCCCGCTGGGTGGTGGTGGCCGTGATGGTGGCGAGCGCGGTGGGCAGCTGGTTGCTGCTGCAGTCCACCAAGCAGGAGCTGGCGCCACTGGAGGACCGAGGCGTGATCCTCGCCAACATCAACGGTCCTGACGGCGCCACGCTGGCTTACACCCGGCGCTACGCCGAAGCCATCGAGCGCATCGGCCGTGAGTACCCCGAGTTCGACCGCATCTTTGCCAACATCGGCAATCCCACCGTGGCCCAGGGCAGCGTGTTTCTGCGCGCCACCCCGTGGGAAGAGCGCAGCCGCACGACGCAGGAGATCGCTCGCGAGCTCGCGCCGCGCTTCGCCAGCCTGCCCGGCATCAGCGCGATCCCGATCACACCGCCATCGCTCGGGCAGGGCTTTCGCGAGCGCCCGATCAACTACGTGATCGTCACCTCCGACAGCTACCAGAACCTCTCGCGCGTGGTGCGGCAGTTCCAGGACGAACTCGCCAAGCACCCCGGCTTCTTGCAGGTGGACACCGACCTGCGCCTGAACAAACCCGAAATCCGCATGGACGTGGACCGCGAGCGGGCCGCCGACATGGGCGTGAACGTCGATGTGATTGCGCGCACGGTCGAGACCATGCTGGGTGGCCGGGTCGTGACGCGCTACAAGCGCGACGGCGAGCAATACGACGTGGTGGTCCAGACCGTCTCGGGGGACCGCAGTGCGCCCGAGGACATTGATGGCCTGTTCGTGCGCGGCCGGGGCGAGGCCATGATCCCGCTGGCGTCGCTGGTGACCTTGCGCGAGGTCGTGGTGCCGCGCGAGCTGAACCACTTCGGGCAACGCCGCAGCGCGTCCATCACGGCCAACCTCTCGCCCGAGCTGGCCCTGGGCGACGCGCTCAAGGTCATGGACGGCATCGCCACCGAGATCATGCCTTCGGGCTATACCACCGACCTCAACGGCCAGAGCCGTGAGTTCAAGAACTCTTCGGGGTCGCTGGCCATCGTGTTCGCGCTCTCGCTGCTGTTCATCTACCTGGTGCTGGCGGCGCAGTTCGAGAGTTTTGTCGATCCGCTGATCATCATGCTCAGCGTGCCGCTGTCGATGCTCGGCGCGCTGCTGGCGCTCAAGTTCAGCGGCGGCACGCTCAACGTGTTCAGCCAGATCGGGCTCATCACCCTGGTGGGCCTGATCACCAAACACGGCATCCTGATCGTCGAGTTTTCCAACCAGCTGCGCGAGCAGGGCCTGGACAAGCTGGAAGCGGTCAAGCAGGCGGCCGCGCTGCGCCTGCGCCCGATCATGATGACCACTGGCGCCATGGTGCTGGGCGCCATGCCGCTGGCCCTGGCCTCCGGCGCGGGCGCCGAGAGCCGTCAGCAGATCGGCTGGGTGATCGTGGGTGGCATGAGCCTGGGCACGCTGCTCACCATCTTCGTGGTGCCGACCATGTACATGCTGCTGGCGCGTGACCGGCATGGCTCGCGGGTGCTGCCGGCGGAAGCGCCGCCGGCCGGGTCGCACGGCGAGGTGCTGGTGGCCAAGTGA
- the mobA gene encoding molybdenum cofactor guanylyltransferase MobA, with translation MIHPSEITALVLAGGRGSRMGGVDKGLQNFNGTPLALHTLLRLQLQEGGLIGELLVNANRNLAAYEAFGHPVWPDTLSDFAGPLAGFLTGMERCETPYLLTVPCDTPLFPMDLARRLASAFDDASTEIAMAAAREEDGQLRTQPVFCLLRVSLLESLVAFTQAGGRKIDRWTDQHKTVVVPFDQPGDHPQAFFNANTLAELQSLEGA, from the coding sequence TTGATCCATCCCTCTGAAATCACCGCCCTCGTGCTCGCCGGTGGCCGCGGCTCGCGCATGGGCGGGGTCGACAAAGGCCTGCAGAATTTCAATGGCACGCCGCTGGCGCTGCACACCCTGCTGCGCCTGCAGTTGCAGGAGGGTGGGCTGATCGGCGAACTGCTGGTGAACGCCAACCGCAACCTCGCGGCGTACGAGGCCTTTGGCCACCCGGTCTGGCCCGACACGCTGTCCGACTTCGCCGGCCCGTTGGCCGGTTTCCTCACCGGCATGGAGCGCTGTGAAACGCCCTACCTGCTCACGGTGCCCTGCGATACGCCGCTGTTCCCGATGGACTTGGCCCGGCGCCTGGCCTCCGCGTTCGACGATGCATCCACCGAAATCGCCATGGCCGCCGCCCGCGAGGAAGACGGCCAGCTGCGCACCCAGCCCGTGTTCTGCCTGCTGCGCGTGAGCCTGCTGGAGAGCCTGGTGGCGTTCACACAGGCCGGGGGTCGCAAGATCGACCGCTGGACCGATCAGCACAAGACGGTGGTCGTGCCCTTCGACCAGCCCGGCGATCACCCACAAGCCTTCTTCAACGCCAACACCCTGGCCGAACTGCAGTCGCTCGAAGGCGCCTGA